The following coding sequences are from one Streptomyces sp. NBC_01294 window:
- a CDS encoding alpha/beta fold hydrolase has translation MTAAPTPDSSVPPTAATAVRLDLPGGRAVTHRDVAANGARFHVAEVGDGPLVLLLHGFPQFWWTWRHQLTALADAGYRAVAMDLRGVGGSDRTPRGYDPANLALDITGVVRSLGEPDAALVGHDLGGYLAWTAAVMRPKLVRRLVVSSMPHPRRWRSAMLSDFGQTRASSHIWGFQRPFVPERQLVADGGALVGDLIREWSGPRPPEEEDLAVYRRAMCIPSTAHCSVEPYRWMMRSMARPDGLQFNRRMKRPVRVPTLHLHGSLDPVMRTRSAAGSGEYVEAPYRWRLFDGLGHFPHEEDPLAFSTELVNWLKDPEPDR, from the coding sequence ATGACAGCAGCGCCCACTCCGGACTCCAGCGTTCCCCCCACGGCCGCCACGGCCGTACGGCTCGACCTGCCCGGCGGGCGAGCGGTGACGCACCGGGACGTGGCCGCCAACGGCGCCCGCTTCCACGTCGCCGAGGTCGGTGACGGGCCGTTGGTGCTGCTGCTGCACGGCTTCCCGCAGTTCTGGTGGACCTGGCGGCACCAGCTGACCGCGCTCGCCGACGCCGGATACCGGGCGGTCGCGATGGACCTGCGCGGCGTGGGCGGCAGCGACCGCACGCCGCGCGGCTACGACCCCGCCAACCTGGCGCTCGACATCACCGGGGTCGTACGGTCCCTCGGCGAGCCGGACGCCGCGCTCGTCGGGCACGACCTGGGCGGGTACCTGGCCTGGACGGCGGCCGTGATGCGGCCCAAGCTGGTGCGCCGGCTCGTCGTCTCCTCCATGCCGCATCCGCGCCGCTGGCGCTCCGCGATGCTGTCGGACTTCGGGCAGACGCGGGCGAGTTCACACATCTGGGGCTTCCAGCGTCCGTTCGTCCCCGAGCGGCAGCTCGTCGCCGACGGCGGGGCCCTCGTGGGGGACCTGATCCGGGAGTGGTCGGGTCCGCGGCCGCCCGAGGAAGAGGACCTCGCCGTGTACCGGCGGGCCATGTGCATCCCGTCCACCGCACACTGCTCCGTCGAGCCGTACCGCTGGATGATGCGGTCGATGGCGCGGCCGGACGGACTCCAGTTCAACCGGCGGATGAAGCGGCCGGTGCGGGTGCCGACGCTGCACCTGCACGGTTCGCTCGACCCGGTGATGCGCACGCGCAGTGCGGCCGGTTCCGGCGAGTACGTCGAAGCCCCGTACCGGTGGCGGCTGTTCGACGGCCTCGGGCACTTCCCGCACGAGGAGGACCCGCTGGCCTTCTCTACCGAGCTGGTGAACTGGCTCAAGGACCCCGAGCCGGACCGCTGA
- a CDS encoding MarP family serine protease, which produces MNVLDILLLLAAVWFAIVGYRQGFVVGILSVIGFLGGGLVAVALLPLIWDRVTDNGTQVSTTVVVIAVVVIIICASIGQALTTHLGSKLRRQITWSPARALDATGGALVNVVAMLLVAWLIGSALAGTSLPTLGKEVRNSKVLLGVSRVLPEQANTWFSEFSSTLARSGFPQVFSPFSNEPITEVQAPDPLLARSPVAQVAKGSIVKVVGTAPSCSKVLEGTGFVFAPGKVMTNAHVVGGVGEPTVQIGGEGKLYDGKVVLYDWERDIAVLDVPKLKAPPLEFADKDAASGSDAIVAGFPENGAYDVRAARVRGRINANGPDIYHRGTVRRDVYSLFATVRQGNSGGPLLTPDGRVYGVVFAKSLDDPNTGYALTVDEIQDDIRIGKTADRRVESQGCAL; this is translated from the coding sequence GTGAACGTGCTGGACATCCTGTTGTTGCTCGCGGCCGTGTGGTTCGCGATCGTCGGCTACCGCCAGGGGTTCGTCGTCGGCATCCTGTCGGTGATCGGCTTCCTCGGCGGTGGCCTCGTCGCCGTGGCCCTGCTGCCGCTGATCTGGGACCGGGTGACGGACAACGGCACCCAGGTGTCCACCACGGTGGTGGTGATCGCCGTCGTTGTGATCATCATCTGCGCCTCCATCGGCCAGGCCCTGACCACCCATCTCGGCAGCAAGCTCCGCCGCCAGATCACGTGGTCGCCGGCGCGCGCGCTCGACGCGACCGGCGGCGCCCTGGTCAACGTGGTCGCGATGCTGCTGGTGGCCTGGCTGATCGGGTCGGCGCTCGCCGGTACCTCGCTTCCCACCCTGGGCAAGGAGGTCCGCAACTCCAAGGTGCTCCTGGGCGTGTCGCGGGTCCTGCCCGAGCAGGCGAACACCTGGTTCTCCGAGTTCAGTTCCACCCTCGCGCGGAGCGGCTTCCCGCAGGTGTTCAGCCCGTTCTCCAACGAGCCGATCACCGAGGTGCAGGCGCCCGACCCGCTGCTCGCGCGCAGCCCCGTCGCCCAGGTCGCCAAGGGCTCGATCGTGAAGGTCGTCGGCACCGCGCCCAGCTGCAGCAAGGTGCTGGAGGGCACGGGCTTCGTCTTCGCGCCCGGCAAGGTGATGACCAACGCGCACGTCGTCGGCGGGGTCGGCGAGCCGACCGTGCAGATCGGCGGCGAGGGCAAGCTGTACGACGGCAAGGTCGTGCTCTACGACTGGGAGCGCGACATCGCCGTCCTGGACGTGCCCAAGCTGAAGGCCCCGCCGCTGGAGTTCGCCGACAAGGACGCGGCGAGCGGCAGCGACGCGATCGTCGCCGGCTTCCCGGAGAACGGCGCGTACGACGTCCGCGCGGCCCGTGTCCGCGGGCGGATCAACGCGAACGGCCCGGACATCTACCACCGCGGTACGGTCCGACGGGACGTCTACTCGCTGTTCGCGACGGTCCGTCAGGGCAACTCCGGCGGCCCGCTGCTGACGCCCGACGGGAGGGTCTACGGGGTCGTCTTCGCGAAGTCCCTCGACGACCCGAACACCGGTTACGCGCTGACGGTGGACGAGATCCAGGACGACATCCGCATCGGCAAGACCGCCGACCGTCGGGTCGAGAGCCAGGGCTGCGCCCTCTGA
- a CDS encoding NUDIX hydrolase, with product MTRGSGSDTRDETAAGVREDGAIALSADGLPAWLDPVVAAAQTVQPGQLSRFLPPEDGRGRQSAVLVLFGEGLRGPELLLMERAGTLRSHAGQPSFPGGALDPQDGDPHTTGPLRAALREAEEETGLDPSGVQLFGVLPRLYIPVSEFVVTPVLGWWREPSPVGAVDPGETARVFTVPVADLTDPEHRVTTVHPSGHLGPGFTVESALVWGFTAGVIDRILHFAGWERPWDRSRHVPLDWRA from the coding sequence ATGACGCGCGGTAGCGGGAGCGATACACGGGACGAGACGGCAGCGGGAGTCCGCGAGGACGGCGCCATCGCCCTCAGCGCGGACGGCCTGCCCGCTTGGCTCGACCCCGTCGTCGCGGCCGCGCAGACGGTCCAGCCGGGGCAGCTGAGCCGGTTCCTGCCGCCCGAGGACGGCCGCGGGCGGCAGTCCGCCGTGCTCGTCCTGTTCGGCGAGGGCCTCCGCGGCCCCGAGCTGCTCCTGATGGAGCGCGCCGGCACCCTGCGCTCGCACGCGGGCCAGCCGTCCTTCCCGGGCGGAGCGCTGGACCCGCAGGACGGCGACCCGCACACCACCGGCCCGCTGCGCGCCGCGCTGCGCGAGGCCGAGGAGGAGACCGGACTCGATCCTTCCGGTGTCCAGCTCTTCGGGGTGCTGCCCCGGCTCTACATCCCGGTCAGCGAGTTCGTCGTGACCCCGGTCCTCGGCTGGTGGCGCGAGCCCAGCCCCGTCGGCGCCGTGGACCCGGGCGAGACGGCCCGGGTCTTCACGGTTCCCGTGGCCGATCTCACGGATCCCGAGCACCGCGTCACGACCGTCCACCCGAGCGGCCACCTTGGGCCGGGATTCACCGTCGAATCGGCTCTGGTCTGGGGTTTCACGGCCGGGGTGATCGACCGGATCCTGCACTTCGCGGGCTGGGAGCGCCCATGGGACCGCTCGCGGCACGTCCCGCTCGACTGGCGCGCATGA
- the nth gene encoding endonuclease III, which translates to MKASAKSAATPQGKVSAKKPKAATPESRLAMVRRARRINRELAEIYPYAHPELDFRNPFELLVATVLSAQTTDLRVNQTTPALFAAYPTPEDMAAANPEDLEELIRPTGFFRAKSRSLLGLSQALRDNFGGEVPGRIEDLVTLPGVGRKTANVVLGNAFGVPGITVDTHFGRLVRRWKWTEQEDPEKVEAEICAIFPKSEWTMLSHRVVFHGRRICHARKPACGACPIAPLCPAYGEGEIDPEKAKKLLKYEKGGQPGQRLSPPPGYPGLPAPPLGGAPAPS; encoded by the coding sequence GTGAAGGCGTCCGCGAAGAGTGCCGCGACCCCTCAGGGCAAAGTTTCGGCCAAGAAACCGAAGGCCGCCACGCCGGAATCGCGCCTGGCCATGGTGCGCAGGGCTCGGCGGATCAACCGCGAGCTGGCCGAGATCTATCCGTACGCCCATCCGGAACTCGACTTCCGCAATCCCTTCGAGCTGCTCGTCGCGACGGTGCTGTCCGCACAGACCACCGACCTGAGGGTGAACCAGACGACCCCGGCCCTCTTCGCCGCCTACCCGACCCCCGAGGACATGGCCGCGGCCAATCCCGAGGATCTGGAGGAGCTCATCCGGCCGACCGGGTTCTTCCGGGCCAAGTCCAGGTCCCTGCTCGGCCTCTCGCAGGCCCTGCGGGACAACTTCGGCGGGGAGGTGCCGGGCCGGATCGAGGACCTGGTGACGCTGCCGGGAGTGGGCCGCAAGACCGCGAACGTGGTCCTCGGCAATGCGTTCGGGGTCCCGGGGATCACCGTGGACACCCATTTCGGCCGGCTGGTGCGCCGCTGGAAGTGGACCGAGCAGGAGGATCCGGAGAAGGTCGAGGCGGAAATCTGCGCGATCTTCCCGAAGAGCGAGTGGACGATGCTCTCGCACCGGGTCGTCTTCCACGGCCGCCGCATCTGCCATGCCCGCAAGCCAGCCTGCGGGGCCTGCCCGATCGCCCCGCTCTGCCCGGCGTACGGGGAGGGCGAGATCGACCCCGAGAAGGCGAAGAAGCTGCTCAAGTACGAGAAGGGCGGCCAGCCGGGCCAGCGGCTGTCCCCGCCCCCGGGCTACCCGGGCCTGCCGGCCCCGCCGCTCGGGGGCGCCCCGGCGCCGTCCTGA
- a CDS encoding Crp/Fnr family transcriptional regulator — translation MDDVLRRAPLFAALDDEQAAELRASMGEVTLARGDALFHEGDPGDRLYVVTEGKVKLHRTSPDGRENMLAVLGPGELIGELSLFDPGPRTATATALTEVKLLGLGHGDLQPWLNARPEVATALLRAVARRLRKTNDQMSDLVFSDVPGRVARALLDLSRRFGVQSEEGIHVVHDLTQEELAQLVGASRETVNKALADFAGRGWLRLEARAVILLDVERLAKRSR, via the coding sequence GTGGACGACGTTCTGCGGCGCGCCCCGCTCTTCGCGGCGCTCGATGACGAGCAGGCCGCGGAGCTCCGCGCCTCCATGGGCGAGGTGACCCTCGCACGCGGTGACGCCCTGTTCCACGAGGGCGACCCCGGCGACCGGCTGTATGTCGTGACCGAGGGCAAGGTGAAGCTGCACCGCACCTCCCCCGACGGCCGCGAGAACATGCTGGCCGTCCTCGGCCCCGGCGAGCTGATCGGCGAGCTGTCGCTCTTCGACCCGGGCCCGCGCACCGCCACCGCCACCGCGCTGACCGAGGTCAAGCTGCTCGGCCTCGGCCACGGCGACCTGCAGCCCTGGCTCAACGCCCGGCCCGAGGTCGCGACCGCGCTGCTGCGCGCCGTCGCCCGGCGCCTGCGCAAGACCAACGACCAGATGTCCGACCTGGTCTTCTCCGACGTTCCCGGCCGCGTGGCGCGGGCGCTCCTCGACCTGTCGCGCCGGTTCGGCGTGCAGTCGGAGGAGGGCATCCACGTGGTGCACGACCTCACGCAGGAGGAGCTCGCACAGCTCGTCGGCGCCTCGCGCGAGACCGTGAACAAGGCCCTGGCCGACTTCGCGGGCCGCGGCTGGCTGCGCCTGGAGGCGCGTGCCGTGATCCTGCTGGACGTGGAGCGCCTCGCGAAGCGCTCCCGCTGA
- a CDS encoding nucleotidyltransferase domain-containing protein: MERRGLDACGYFEREGSLGLVQDEFRSVVAAAREQIGEAYGSRLHSAYLYGSVPRGTARPGRSDLDLLLVLHHAPSDDDRDTAEVLARGLDEDFPEVDGVGILLQGKAAVLSEAERFDLGWFLACLCTPLLGADLAEHLPRYRPDGLLARETNGDLADVLPRWRRQVQEASGPGQYRKLSRLFARHLVRTGFTLVMPRWGGWTSDLAESAEVFGTYYPERAAQMRAAAAVALDPVEDPAVLRTYVEDLGPWLADEYTARHGTKTPR; this comes from the coding sequence ATGGAGCGCAGGGGGCTGGACGCGTGCGGGTACTTCGAACGGGAGGGATCCCTCGGGCTCGTGCAGGACGAGTTCAGGAGCGTCGTGGCGGCCGCGCGGGAGCAGATCGGCGAGGCATACGGGAGTCGGCTGCACAGCGCGTACCTCTACGGGTCCGTGCCGCGGGGGACGGCCCGGCCCGGGCGGTCCGACCTCGACCTGCTGCTCGTCCTGCACCACGCGCCCTCCGATGACGACCGGGACACTGCCGAGGTGCTCGCGCGCGGCCTCGACGAAGACTTCCCGGAGGTCGACGGGGTCGGCATCCTGCTCCAGGGCAAGGCCGCCGTACTGAGCGAGGCGGAACGATTCGACCTGGGGTGGTTCCTCGCCTGCCTGTGCACCCCGCTGCTCGGCGCGGACCTGGCCGAGCACCTGCCGCGCTACCGCCCGGACGGCCTGCTCGCCCGCGAGACCAACGGCGACCTGGCCGACGTACTGCCCCGGTGGCGCCGGCAGGTGCAGGAGGCGTCGGGCCCCGGGCAGTACCGGAAGCTGAGCCGGCTCTTCGCCCGGCACCTGGTGCGCACCGGCTTCACGCTCGTCATGCCCCGGTGGGGCGGCTGGACCAGCGACCTGGCCGAGTCCGCGGAGGTCTTCGGCACGTACTACCCCGAGCGCGCGGCCCAGATGCGGGCCGCGGCCGCGGTGGCGCTGGATCCGGTCGAGGACCCGGCCGTGCTGCGCACGTACGTCGAGGACCTCGGTCCGTGGCTCGCGGACGAGTACACGGCCCGCCACGGCACGAAGACGCCGCGCTAG
- a CDS encoding ribosomal protein L7/L12 yields the protein MNTVFLLVALVATAGWITSTVTLRVQSLQLKADRTERRLALVLDHFGIEEPEPAGMDEVRALLMADREISAIKAYRRITGAGLAEAKLAVDALAVTVKKP from the coding sequence ATGAACACCGTGTTCCTGCTGGTCGCGTTGGTCGCCACCGCCGGGTGGATCACCTCGACCGTGACCCTCCGGGTGCAGAGCCTGCAGCTCAAGGCGGACCGGACGGAGCGTCGCCTGGCGCTGGTGCTGGACCACTTCGGCATCGAGGAGCCGGAGCCGGCCGGGATGGACGAGGTACGCGCCCTGCTCATGGCCGACCGGGAGATCTCGGCGATCAAGGCCTACCGCCGGATCACGGGCGCGGGCCTGGCGGAGGCCAAGCTGGCCGTCGACGCCCTCGCGGTCACCGTCAAGAAGCCCTGA
- a CDS encoding MBL fold metallo-hydrolase: protein MSDAVALPGQPRGFVTSGPATARAVNILAPNASAMTLDGTNTWLLSEPGSDLAVVIDPGPLDDGHLRAVIATAEQAGKRIALTLLTHGHPDHAEGAGRFAELTGTKVRALDAALRLGDEGLAAGDVIRTGGLELRVVPTPGHTSDSLCFHLPADRAVLTGDTILGRGTTVVAHPDGRLGDYLDSLRRLRSLTVDDGVHTVLPGHGPVLEDAQGAVEYYLAHRAHRLAQVETAVENGFVTPGAVVAQVYADVDRSLWPAAEWSVRAQLEYLQDHGLIPGGPE from the coding sequence ATGAGCGACGCCGTCGCACTGCCCGGACAGCCCCGCGGATTCGTCACCTCCGGGCCGGCGACCGCCCGCGCGGTGAACATCCTGGCCCCCAACGCCTCCGCGATGACCCTGGACGGCACCAACACCTGGCTCCTCTCCGAGCCCGGCTCCGACCTCGCCGTCGTGATCGACCCCGGCCCGCTGGACGACGGACACCTGAGGGCGGTCATCGCCACCGCGGAGCAGGCCGGCAAGCGGATCGCCCTGACCCTGCTGACCCATGGCCACCCCGACCACGCCGAGGGCGCGGGCCGCTTCGCCGAGCTCACCGGCACCAAGGTCCGCGCCCTGGACGCGGCGCTGCGCCTCGGCGACGAGGGCCTGGCCGCCGGGGACGTGATCCGCACGGGCGGGCTGGAGCTGCGCGTGGTCCCGACCCCCGGCCACACCAGCGACTCGCTCTGCTTCCACCTGCCCGCCGACCGTGCCGTCCTGACCGGAGACACCATCCTGGGCCGCGGCACCACCGTCGTCGCCCATCCCGACGGCCGCCTCGGCGACTACCTGGACTCCCTGCGCCGCCTGCGCTCGCTCACCGTGGACGACGGGGTGCACACCGTCCTGCCGGGCCACGGGCCGGTCCTGGAGGACGCCCAGGGCGCCGTCGAGTACTACCTGGCCCACCGGGCGCACCGGCTCGCCCAGGTCGAGACCGCCGTCGAGAACGGCTTCGTGACCCCCGGGGCGGTCGTCGCCCAGGTCTACGCGGACGTGGACCGTTCCCTGTGGCCGGCCGCCGAATGGTCCGTTCGGGCGCAGCTCGAGTACCTTCAAGATCACGGACTGATCCCTGGAGGGCCCGAATGA
- a CDS encoding NUDIX hydrolase: MPNGQHGQQQPPAGGQWYPPEWPDRIRALADGSLTPVQPRRAATVMLLRDTPAGPTVHMLRRRASMAFAGGAYAYPGGGVDPRDEEHQVGWAGPSQEDWAARLGTDARTAQAIVCGAVRETFEEAGVLLAGQTPDTVVGDTTGDDWEADRQALVARELSFAEFLDRRGLRLRSDLLGAWARWITPEFEPRRYDTWFFVAALPEGQRTRNASTEADRTVWIRPADAAAGYDKGELLMMPPTISTLRSLEPYGSALDALTAAAAQDLTPVLAEASLEDGELVLSWPGHDEFTKRVRPGRPGGTA, from the coding sequence ATGCCGAATGGTCAGCATGGTCAGCAGCAGCCCCCCGCCGGAGGCCAGTGGTACCCCCCGGAGTGGCCCGACCGCATCCGCGCGCTCGCGGACGGATCGCTCACCCCGGTGCAGCCGCGGCGCGCCGCCACCGTGATGCTCCTGCGCGACACGCCTGCCGGGCCCACCGTGCACATGCTGCGCAGACGGGCCTCCATGGCCTTCGCCGGGGGCGCGTACGCCTATCCGGGCGGCGGGGTCGACCCCCGCGACGAGGAGCACCAGGTCGGCTGGGCGGGGCCCTCGCAGGAGGACTGGGCGGCCCGGCTCGGGACCGATGCCCGTACCGCGCAGGCCATCGTCTGCGGCGCCGTGCGGGAGACCTTCGAGGAGGCGGGCGTCCTGCTCGCCGGGCAGACCCCGGACACCGTCGTCGGCGACACCACCGGTGACGACTGGGAGGCCGACCGGCAGGCCCTCGTGGCGCGGGAGCTGTCCTTCGCGGAGTTCCTCGACCGCCGGGGCCTGCGACTGCGCTCCGACCTGCTCGGGGCGTGGGCGCGCTGGATCACGCCCGAGTTCGAGCCGCGCCGCTACGACACGTGGTTCTTCGTCGCAGCCCTCCCCGAGGGCCAGCGCACCCGCAACGCCTCCACCGAGGCCGACCGGACGGTGTGGATCCGCCCGGCCGACGCGGCCGCCGGCTACGACAAGGGCGAGCTGCTGATGATGCCGCCCACCATCTCCACCCTGCGTTCCCTGGAGCCGTACGGGAGCGCCCTCGACGCGCTCACCGCGGCCGCGGCCCAGGACCTCACCCCGGTCCTGGCCGAGGCCTCGCTGGAGGATGGCGAGCTGGTGCTCAGCTGGCCGGGCCACGACGAGTTCACCAAGCGGGTCCGCCCCGGCCGTCCGGGAGGCACCGCATGA
- a CDS encoding RidA family protein, with protein MSGVVDAKLAELGLTLPEVVPPLATYQPAVRSGAYVYTAGQLPMVKGSMPVTGKVGAEVSPEQAKELAATCALNALAAVKSVIGDLDKIARVVKVVGFIASSPDFTGQPGVLNGASELLGAVLGDKGVHARSAVGVAVLPLDAPVEIEIQVELVAGA; from the coding sequence ATGAGCGGAGTCGTCGACGCGAAGCTGGCCGAGCTCGGCCTGACCCTGCCCGAGGTCGTCCCGCCGCTGGCCACCTACCAGCCGGCCGTGCGGTCGGGCGCGTACGTCTACACCGCGGGCCAGCTCCCGATGGTCAAGGGCAGCATGCCGGTCACCGGCAAGGTCGGCGCCGAGGTCTCGCCGGAGCAGGCCAAGGAGCTGGCCGCCACGTGCGCGCTGAACGCCCTGGCCGCCGTCAAGTCCGTGATCGGTGACCTCGACAAGATCGCGCGTGTCGTGAAGGTCGTCGGCTTCATCGCCTCGTCCCCCGACTTCACGGGTCAGCCGGGCGTGCTGAACGGCGCGAGCGAGCTGCTCGGCGCCGTCCTCGGCGACAAGGGCGTCCACGCCCGCAGCGCGGTCGGCGTGGCGGTCCTGCCGCTGGACGCGCCGGTCGAGATCGAGATCCAGGTCGAGCTGGTGGCCGGAGCCTGA
- a CDS encoding DUF4177 domain-containing protein: MTKKFEYATVPLLVHATKQILDTWGEDGWELVQVVPGPNNPEQLVAYLKREKA, translated from the coding sequence ATGACCAAGAAGTTCGAATATGCGACGGTCCCGCTGCTGGTTCACGCCACCAAGCAGATCCTGGACACCTGGGGCGAGGACGGCTGGGAGCTCGTCCAGGTCGTGCCCGGCCCGAACAACCCCGAGCAGCTCGTGGCCTACCTCAAGCGGGAGAAGGCATGA
- a CDS encoding ArsA family ATPase, with product MSRLQVVSGKGGTGKTTVAAALALALAREGKRTLLVEVEGRQGLAQLFGAEALPYEERKIAVAPGGGEVFALAIDAERALLDYLQMFYKLGSAGRALKKLGAIDFATTIAPGLRDVLLTGKACEAVRRKNKAGAYVYDHVIMDAPPTGRITRFLNVNDEVAGLARFGPIHNQAQAVMKVLKSPETAVHLVTLLEEMPVQETADGIEELRAAGLPVGRVVVNMVRPHHLDEDTLRTAAGDHRAEVAKALSRAGLGGARRGGLAERLVDPLLAQAAEHASRVELERAQRAVLTGLDLPTYELPLLGAGMDLAGLYGLAKELRKQSVAE from the coding sequence GTGAGCAGGCTCCAGGTGGTCAGCGGCAAGGGCGGCACCGGCAAGACCACGGTCGCCGCGGCACTCGCGCTTGCCCTCGCACGCGAGGGCAAGCGGACTCTTCTGGTGGAGGTCGAGGGCAGGCAGGGGCTCGCGCAGCTCTTCGGTGCCGAGGCGCTCCCGTACGAGGAGCGGAAGATCGCCGTGGCGCCGGGCGGGGGTGAGGTGTTCGCGCTCGCCATCGACGCCGAACGGGCGCTGCTGGACTACCTCCAGATGTTCTACAAGCTCGGCTCGGCCGGCCGCGCGCTCAAGAAGCTCGGCGCCATCGACTTCGCGACGACTATCGCCCCCGGGCTGCGCGACGTGCTGCTGACCGGCAAGGCGTGCGAGGCGGTACGGCGCAAGAACAAGGCCGGCGCGTACGTCTACGACCACGTGATCATGGACGCGCCGCCGACCGGGCGGATCACCCGGTTCCTGAACGTCAACGACGAGGTGGCGGGCCTGGCCCGGTTCGGTCCGATCCACAACCAGGCGCAGGCCGTCATGAAGGTGCTCAAGTCCCCCGAGACGGCCGTGCACCTGGTCACCCTCCTGGAGGAGATGCCCGTCCAGGAGACCGCGGACGGCATCGAGGAACTGCGCGCGGCCGGGCTGCCGGTCGGCCGCGTCGTCGTCAACATGGTCCGGCCGCACCACCTGGACGAGGACACCCTGCGCACCGCGGCCGGCGACCACCGCGCCGAGGTGGCGAAGGCGCTGTCCCGGGCGGGCCTCGGCGGCGCGCGCCGCGGCGGGCTGGCCGAGCGGCTGGTGGACCCGCTGCTCGCGCAGGCCGCCGAGCACGCGAGCCGGGTGGAGCTGGAGCGCGCGCAGCGGGCCGTACTGACGGGGCTGGACCTGCCCACGTACGAACTCCCCCTGCTCGGCGCGGGGATGGATCTGGCCGGGCTGTACGGGCTGGCCAAGGAACTGCGGAAGCAGTCGGTGGCCGAATGA
- a CDS encoding ArsA family ATPase: MSEGVDTVGLDTPPRLAVDRLLDDRETRIIVCCGAGGVGKTTTAAALGVRAAGRGRKAVVLTIDPARRLAQSMGIDSLDNTPRKVETVGAGDGELHAMMLDMKRTFDEIVEAHADGERARAILANPFYQSLSAGFAGTQEYMAMEKLGQLRARDDWDLIIVDTPPSRSALDFLDAPKRLGSFLDGKFIRVLMAPAKVGGRAGMKFLNVGMSMMTGTLSKLMGASLLKDVQTFVAAMDTMFGGFRTRADATFRLLQAPGTAFLVVAAPEPDALREAAYFVERLAAENMPLAGLVLNRVHGSGADQLSAERALAAAENLEEGGIVDQESGKAGLRDSAAGPTETAETATPEAADPPGTADTPKTAESARTANPPETGSPGTEGDTAVVDQITAGLLRLHAERMQVIAREQRTRDRFTSLHPEVAVAEVAALPGDVHDLAGLLAIGERLAAGVPAGA, translated from the coding sequence ATGAGCGAGGGGGTGGACACCGTGGGCCTGGACACTCCGCCGCGGCTGGCGGTCGACCGGCTGCTGGACGACCGGGAGACCCGGATCATCGTGTGCTGCGGGGCGGGCGGGGTCGGCAAGACCACCACGGCCGCGGCACTGGGCGTACGGGCGGCCGGGCGCGGGCGGAAGGCGGTCGTGCTCACCATCGACCCGGCCCGGCGGCTCGCGCAGTCGATGGGGATCGACTCGCTGGACAACACCCCGCGCAAGGTCGAGACCGTGGGGGCGGGCGACGGCGAACTGCACGCCATGATGCTGGACATGAAGCGGACCTTCGACGAGATCGTCGAGGCGCACGCGGACGGCGAGCGGGCCCGGGCCATCCTCGCCAATCCCTTCTACCAGTCGCTGTCGGCCGGCTTCGCGGGCACGCAGGAGTACATGGCGATGGAGAAGCTGGGGCAGCTGCGGGCCCGGGACGACTGGGACCTGATCATCGTGGACACGCCGCCGAGCCGGTCCGCGCTGGACTTCCTGGACGCGCCGAAGCGCCTCGGGTCCTTCCTGGACGGGAAGTTCATCCGGGTGCTGATGGCTCCGGCGAAGGTGGGCGGCCGGGCCGGGATGAAGTTCCTGAATGTCGGCATGTCGATGATGACCGGCACCCTCAGCAAGCTGATGGGGGCCTCGCTGCTGAAGGACGTCCAGACCTTCGTGGCCGCGATGGACACGATGTTCGGCGGTTTCCGGACGCGCGCGGACGCGACCTTCCGGCTGCTCCAGGCGCCCGGTACGGCCTTCCTGGTGGTCGCGGCGCCCGAACCGGACGCCCTGCGCGAGGCGGCGTACTTCGTGGAGCGGCTGGCCGCGGAGAACATGCCGCTCGCCGGTCTGGTACTGAACCGGGTGCACGGCAGCGGCGCCGACCAGCTGTCCGCCGAACGGGCGTTGGCCGCCGCAGAGAATCTTGAAGAAGGCGGCATTGTCGATCAGGAGTCCGGGAAAGCTGGACTTCGTGACTCGGCCGCGGGACCCACCGAAACCGCGGAGACCGCGACCCCTGAGGCGGCGGACCCTCCGGGGACGGCTGACACGCCGAAGACCGCCGAGTCCGCACGGACCGCGAACCCTCCCGAGACAGGCTCCCCCGGCACCGAAGGCGACACCGCGGTCGTCGACCAGATCACGGCAGGACTGCTGCGCCTGCACGCCGAACGGATGCAGGTGATCGCGCGTGAGCAGCGCACACGCGATCGATTCACCTCACTGCACCCCGAAGTGGCGGTGGCCGAAGTGGCCGCCCTGCCCGGCGATGTGCACGACCTCGCCGGGCTGCTGGCCATCGGAGAACGACTCGCGGCCGGGGTTCCGGCCGGAGCGTAG